In Helianthus annuus cultivar XRQ/B chromosome 8, HanXRQr2.0-SUNRISE, whole genome shotgun sequence, a single genomic region encodes these proteins:
- the LOC110873345 gene encoding uncharacterized protein LOC110873345: protein MNLNRVDGCGGFLAIQDPRSSKWVTDSGFCSVPSQFSSKLESNLSHRTEASIKCSCRRSLQVKIVSVKANTVLGSSSRVDFSIFLRALFYKKSQTQPLIISRLHQLSSRFKCTSYVTNVEV from the exons ATGAACCTGAATCGCGTTGACGGATGCGGTGGTTTCTTGGCCATTCAAGACCCGCGTTCGAGCAAATGGGTAACCGATTCGGGATTTTGTTCGGTTCCGAGTCAGTTTTCCTCGAAACTGGAATCCAACTTGAGCCACCGAACCGAAGCCAGCATTAAGTGCAGCTGCCGCAGGTCCCTCCAAGTTAAAATCGTCAGTGTCAAAGCAAACACCGTTCTAG GTAGTTCTTCTCGTGTGGATTTCTCTATCTTTCTTCGTGCGTTATTTTACAAGAAGTCGCAAACGCAACCACTCATAATCTCTAGACTACACCAACTTTCCTCGCGGTTTAAGTGTACTTCCTACgtaaccaat gttgaggTTTGA
- the LOC110873344 gene encoding uncharacterized protein LOC110873344: MNLNRVDGCGGFLAIQDPCSSKWVTNSGFCSVPSQFSSKLESNLSHRTEASIKRSCRRSLQVKIVSVKANTVLGSSSRVDFSIFLRALFYKKSQTQPLIISRLHQLSSRFKCTSYVTNVEV, translated from the exons ATGAACCTGAATCGCGTTGACGGATGCGGTGGTTTCTTGGCCATTCAAGACCCGTGTTCGAGCAAATGGGTAACCAATTCGGGATTTTGTTCGGTTCCGAGTCAGTTTTCCTCGAAACTGGAATCCAACTTGAGCCACCGAACCGAAGCCAGCATTAAGCGCAGTTGCCGCAGGTCCCTCCAAGTTAAAATCGTCAGTGTCAAAGCAAACACCGTTCTAG GTAGTTCTTCTCGTGTGGATTTCTCTATCTTTCTTCGTGCGTTATTTTACAAGAAGTCGCAAACGCAACCACTCATAATCTCTAGACTACACCAACTTTCCTCGCGGTTTAAGTGTACTTCCTACgtaaccaat gttgaggTTTGA